In Gloeomargarita sp. SKYB120, the genomic stretch CTGGGGAAACGCCCAGGCCGTGTTGTCCCTGTGGTCCATGGGCATTAACCAGTCGGCAGAGGGCACTGCTAAAGCGCGTTGTCTGATTAACCTACACCTGCTCACCGGGCAAATAGGTCGTCCCGGCAGTGGCCCTTTTTCCCTAACAGGACAACCCAACGCCATGGGAGGACGGGAGGCCGGGGGGCTAGCACACTTATTGCCGGGTTATCGCCAAGTTACGAATCCCCGGCATCGGCAGGAGGTGGAGGATTTTTGGGGCCTGTTACGGGGACAGATCAGCCCTCGCCCCGGACGTACGGCCTGGCAGCTAATAGAGGCTCTGGAAAGAGGCGAAATAGGCTTTCTTTGGATCGTAGCGACCAACCCCGTGGTGAGTATGCCCCACCTGGAGCGGGTCAAAAGGGCTCTACGTCAATCCCCCTTTACGGTTTATCAGGAT encodes the following:
- a CDS encoding molybdopterin-dependent oxidoreductase gives rise to the protein NTAECHPIVFNRLRNHHKRNPNVKLIVVDPRRTPTAEVADLHLDIRPGTDIDLLHGIGHLLLRWGYVCKEFVDNHTRGFDDYVRLLAAYPPEKVAERCGIRQEDLERAARYWGNAQAVLSLWSMGINQSAEGTAKARCLINLHLLTGQIGRPGSGPFSLTGQPNAMGGREAGGLAHLLPGYRQVTNPRHRQEVEDFWGLLRGQISPRPGRTAWQLIEALERGEIGFLWIVATNPVVSMPHLERVKRALRQSPFTVYQD